A stretch of Komagataella phaffii GS115 chromosome 2, complete sequence DNA encodes these proteins:
- a CDS encoding Eukaryotic initiation factor (eIF) 2A, with amino-acid sequence MTVTQFFCRQAKAVELFHGQPDYTEVPAFASPNQDTKVATYSPDGSRFVYTQANSVFIIDANDGSVAVELPVKDVFDVHFSPLGTFLCAWSRPTADQEASNVSIWKTDLASRSGVKVGEYKARNQTGWKPQFTADESLVCRLTSPSELQFYSTAKEPMLQGKALHVLNTKASGKIASYAVSPGKNMSVAVFLPEHSGKPASIRVYNIPNFQQPVSQKQFFKAETCEFKWNGIGTSLLALVSTDVDSSNKSYYGESTLYLMGIIGSFDQRITLDKEGPIHDFSWSTSSREFGVIYGYMPAQTTFFDARGNSIHSLAPSSKNTLAYSPHARYILVAGFGNLQGTVEIYDRQDKFKKIATFEASNTSVCEWSPDGQYIMTATTVPRLRVDNCCKIWHHTGELCYIKEYKELFSAKWRPQDSSLFDPRALDSIKPAQHESALNYLSKRKGRMPNSKEPKGVYRPPHARTAGFKSSFASNSSDESDKSSASSAGGYKPPGARTKVIPGAVLRSSNDPASAAKNRKRKGIPGAVKKTEDKPASAPVSAPSEKPQEIPSESSSQSLAEGNSLEEKKIRALLKKLRAIETLKQKRSAGDHLEETQILKIQTEDKVRSELSSLGWKE; translated from the coding sequence ATGACTGTCACCCAGTTCTTTTGCCGTCAAGCAAAGGCCGTGGAATTGTTCCATGGTCAACCAGATTACACAGAAGTCCCTGCTTTTGCCAGTCCGAATCAAGATACCAAAGTAGCTACGTATTCTCCCGATGGATCTCGTTTCGTGTATACCCAGGCAAACTCCGTGTTTATCATAGACGCCAACGACGGATCGGTGGCAGTAGAGCTACCAGTTAAAGATGTGTTCGATGTTCACTTTTCTCCCTTGGGAACCTTTTTGTGCGCTTGGTCCAGACCTACTGCCGATCAGGAAGCTTCAAACGTTAGTATTTGGAAAACTGATTTGGCATCTAGATCTGGCgtcaaagttggagaaTATAAGGCACGTAACCAAACAGGCTGGAAACCACAGTTCACTGCTGATGAGTCTCTTGTGTGTCGGTTGACAAGTCCTTCTGAGTTGCAGTTCTACAGTACGGCCAAGGAGCCAATGTTACAGGGCAAAGCATTGCACGTTCTCAATACAAAGGCCTCTGGAAAAATTGCTAGCTACGCCGTCAGTCCAGGAAAGAACATGTCTGTGGCTGTTTTCTTACCCGAACATAGTGGAAAGCCCGCCTCCATCAGAGTTTACAACATTCCAAACTTCCAACAGCCTGTATCCCAAAAGCAATTTTTCAAGGCTGAAACATGTGAGTTTAAATGGAATGGGATCGGTACCTCCTTACTGGCCCTTGTTTCTACTGATGTTGACTCGTCAAATAAGTCCTACTACGGGGAATCTACTCTGTACTTGATGGGTATCATCGGATCTTTTGACCAAAGAATTACTCTGGACAAGGAAGGCCCTATTCACGACTTTTCTTGGTCTACGTCATCTCGGGAATTTGGTGTTATATATGGTTATATGCCTGCTCAGACCACCTTTTTCGATGCTAGGGGTAACTCAATCCATTCTCTGGCACCAAGCTCTAAGAACACTTTAGCATATTCTCCACACGCTCGTTACATCCTTGTAGCTGGGTTTGGTAACTTGCAAGGAACCGTGGAAATATATGATCGCCAAgacaaattcaaaaagatcGCCACATTTGAAGCTTCCAACACGTCTGTGTGTGAATGGTCTCCAGATGGACAGTATATCATGACTGCTACGACTGTTCCTCGTTTGCGAGTAGATAACTGTTGCAAGATCTGGCACCATACAGGTGAGCTTTGTTACATTAAGGAATATAAAGAGCTATTTAGTGCCAAATGGAGGCCACAGGACAGCTCACTATTTGATCCTCGCGCTTTGGACTCCATTAAACCAGCTCAACACGAATCTGCATTGAATTATCTatccaagagaaagggTAGAATGCCAAACTCGAAGGAACCCAAGGGCGTTTATCGCCCCCCTCACGCCAGAACTGCTGGATTCAAAAGCTCGTTCGCGTCTAATTCGTCTGATGAGAGTGATAAATCTAGTGCTAGCTCAGCCGGAGGCTACAAACCTCCTGGGGCTCGTACTAAGGTCATTCCAGGAGCTGTGCTGCGCTCCAGTAATGATCCAGCTAGCGCTGCCAAGAACAGGAAACGCAAGGGTATTCCAGGTGCTGTGAAGAAAACTGAAGACAAGCCTGCTTCTGCACCTGTTTCGGCACCTAGTGAAAAACCTCAAGAAATTCCTAGTGAGTCTTCTTCACAGAGTTTAGCAGAAGGTAACTCTttagaagagaagaaaatcagagcacttttgaaaaaactgcGAGCCATTGAAACTCTGAAACAGAAGAGATCTGCTGGTGATCATCTCGAAGAGActcaaattttgaaaattcAAACGGAAGACAAAGTTCGCTCCGAACTATCCAGTCTAGGATGGAAGGAATAG
- a CDS encoding Deubiquitylation enzyme that binds to the chaperone-ATPase Cdc48p: MRLKIKRSNEQRLITLPDGATVSDLLNEIGSASINIKVGFPPQTIDISDTSKLLTDSGIKNGEMIIVTDTIETEVPVNKNEVAIATVSNQNDAPYVQIDDIFLVLRKIPDDNSCFFNSVGYCIFGPDSIKYPDSQQELRQAVANVIRENNQGIYNSAILGGKSITEYSQWIQSSNSWGGAIEAQILAEYLDISIWTVDIESLQVYKFNDEMASRFCVIMYSGIHYDAMALKLDTSLDEEDSQICVFDKFSELGTLIEDNVLKLTNHLKNQGYYTNTSTFILQCQICLATLQGEKEANSHAKKTGHTNFGEVN, encoded by the coding sequence ATGAGACTTAAGATCAAGCGTTCAAATGAACAGCGGCTAATAACATTGCCTGACGGGGCTACAGTATCGGATTTACTTAATGAAATTGGATCAGCTTCTATCAATATAAAGGTTGGGTTTCCTCCTCAGACAATTGATATCTCAGATACCAGCAAGTTGCTTACTGATAGTGGAATCAAGAATGGTGAAATGATCATTGTCACTGATACCATTGAAACAGAAGTGCCTGTCAACAAGAATGAGGTTGCAATTGCCACTGTCTCAAACCAGAATGATGCGCCCTACGTTCAAATAGACGACATCTTCCTAGTCTTGCGGAAGATTCCCGATGATAattcttgtttcttcaactctGTCGGCTACTGTATATTTGGTCCTGATTCAATCAAGTATCCGGATTCTCAACAAGAACTAAGACAGGCCGTCGCTAATGTAATCAGAGAGAACAACCAAGGTATTTATAACTCCGCCATCTTGGGTGGAAAGTCAATCACAGAGTATTCTCAGTGGATCCAAAGCAGTAATTCCTGGGGAGGAGCCATCGAAGCACAGATATTGGCAGAATACCTTGATATCAGTATCTGGACAGTGGATATTGAGTCTCTTCAAGTCTACAAATTTAATGATGAAATGGCTTCAAGGTTTTGCGTTATTATGTATAGTGGTATTCATTACGACGCTATGGCTCTCAAGCTGGACACATCATTAGATGAGGAGGACTCACAAATTTGTGTGTTTGATAAGTTCAGTGAGTTGGGGACTTTGATTGAAGACAACGTTCTCAAATTAACCAACCATCTTAAGAACCAGGGCTATTATACGAATACTTCCACATTCATACTCCAATGTCAAATATGTCTCGCAACATTGCaaggagaaaaagaagcaaataGCCACGCAAAGAAAACTGGCCACACAAATTTTGGTGAAGTCAATTGA